The Leifsonia sp. ZF2019 DNA segment CGGTGAGGTAGGCGGTCAGGCCCACCACGGATCCGACGGAGAGGTCGACGTTGCGGGTGATGATGACGATGGCCTGCCCGATCGCGACCAGCGCGAGGATGGCGGGCGTCAGCAGCAGGTCGCGCCAGCCGTCGGGGCTGAACAGGAAGCTGGGGTTGATCGCGGTGGTCACGGCGATCACGATCACGAGAGCGACCAGAATGCCGGTCTCGCGGGCGCGCGTGAAGCTGCGGAAGAGGCGGCTCGCCGTGCTCGACCCGGGCGGGGTCGGCGGGGCCGGGGCGGTGGTGGTCATCGTGCGGCCTCCTCGGCGGCGTGCGTGGCGGCGAACATGACGTTCTCGGCGTCGGCGTCGGCGCGGTCGAACTCGGCGGTGATGCGGCCTTCGCGGACGACGAGCACACGGTCGGCCATCCCGAGCACCTCCGGCAGCTCGGACGAGATCATGAGGATCCCCATCCCGCGGCCTGCGAGCTCGGAGAGCAGCCGGTGCACCTCCGCCTTCGTGCCGACGTCGATTCCACGGGTCGGCTCGTCGATGATGAGCACCCGCGGCTCGGTCGAGAGCCACTTGCCCAGCACGACCTTCTGCTGGTTGCCGCCCGAGAGGGTGCCGACCAGCGTGTCCAGCGCGTTGGTCTTCAGCTGGAGGCGGCTCGCCCACACGCGTGCCGACGCGTTCTCCGACGCGTTGCGGATGAGGCCGAGCTTCGACAGGCGGGTGCGGATGGCGAGCGTCGAATTGCGGGCGACCGACTCCTCGAGCACCAGCCCCTGCTTGCGACGGTCCTCCGGGACGAGCGCCAGTCCGGCGGCCATCGCCGCGGTCGGACGTCGCTTCGGGATCACGCGCCCGGCGAGCCGGACCGTGCCCGACTCGTACCCGTCGACGCCGAAGACGGCACGGGCGATCTCGCTGCGGCCCGCGCCGACGAGACCCGCGAGCGCGACGATCTCGCCGGAGCGGACGGTGACGTCGACATCGGAGAACACTCCGGCCGCGGTGAGGCCCCGCACCTCGAGCAACGGCTCGCCGATGACCGTCTCCTGCTTCGGGAAGAGCTCGGTGACGTCGCGGCCGACCATCCGGCGCACGATCTCGTCCTCGCTCACTTTCGCGGTCGGGTCGGACGACACGTACGAGCCGTCACGCATGACGGTGATGGTGTCGCACAGCGAGAACACCTCGTCGAAGCGGTGGGAGATGAAGACGATGCCGCGGCCCTCGTCGCGCAGGCTGCGGGCGACGGCGAACAGGCGCTCCACCTCGACGCCCGAGAGCGCCGCGGTCGGCTCGTCCATGATCAGCAGGCGCGCGTCGAGCGACACCGCCTTGGCGATCTCGATGATCTGCTGGTCGGCGATCGAGAGGCCCTCGGCCAGCCGGTCGGGGTCGATCCGGACGCCGAGCCGCTGGAACAGGGCCTGCACCTCCTGGCGCATGCGGCGTCGGTCGATGCGACCGAACCGGCCTTTCGGCTGACGGCCCATGAAGACGTTTTCGGTGACCGAGAGGTCGGGGAAGAGCGTGGGCTCCTGGTAGATGACGGCGACGCCGGCCGCCTTCGCCTGCGCGGTGGAGGAGAAGTCGACGTCCTCGCCGCGGAGGCGGAACTCTCCCGCGTCGCGGCGGTACAGTCCGGCGACGATCTTCACGAGCGTGGACTTGCCCGCGCCGTTCTCGCCGACGAGGGCGTGGATGGTTCCCGGTTCGACCCGGATGCTGCCCGAGCGGAGGGCGACGACGGCCCCGAACGACTTCACCACCCGCGACAGTTCCAGCACCGGCGGTGCCGCTGTCGTGGGGTTGCTGCTGGACACTGCTGCCTCCTCATTGAGGTGAACGGGAATATGAATCGATTCAGGAGCGATTCAGCTACACTATATTTGGGGAGTGCGCCTCGGTCAAGCGAGGCGTTTGAACAGCAGCACCGGACGAGGAGCAACGATGCAACCGGCTAGTATCCGGGATGTCGCGCAGCATGCGGGCGTCTCCGTCGGCACCGTCTCCAACGTGCTCAACCGGCCCGACGAGGTCTCCGCCGAGCTCGTCGTGCGGGTCACGCGCTCGATCCAGGCGCTGGGCTATGTGCCCAACGACGCCGCCCGGAGGCTGCGCAAAGGCGTCAGCACGATCGTCGGGTTCGTGGTGCTCGACGGCCAGAACCCGTTCTTCAACGACGTGGTGCGCGGCGCGGAGGACGAAGCGTCGAAGCACAGCATCGCGATCCTCTACGGCAACACGGATGAGGACGCCGACCGTGAGCGCCTCTATCTCGACCTGTTCGAGGAGCAGCAGGTGCGCGGCGTGCTCATCGCCCCGTTCGGAGACATCCAGCCGCGCCTGGAGCAGCTGCGGCAGCGGGGGATCCGTGCCGTACTGGTGGACCGCTTCGGCGGCAGCAGCCGGTTCAGTTCGGTCTCGGTGGACAGCGTGGCGGGCGGCCGGATGGCGGTCGAGCACCTCATCGAGACCGGCCGACGCCGGATCGCCTTCGTGGGCGGCCCGTTCGAGATCCGGCAGGTGCGCGATCGCCTCGCCGGCGCGCGGGTGGCCGCCGAGAATGCGTCGGCACCCGTCGAGTTGGAGGTCGTCGCCACCGCGGCGATGACCGTCGAGCAGGGCGCGGAGGCCGGGGCACGCATCCTGAGCCGGCCTCGCCACGAGCTGCCCGATGCGCTCTTCGCCTCCAACGATTTGATCGCGCTCGGCCTGCTGCAGGCGATCGTCGCCGACGGACGCGTCGCCGTCCCGGACGACATCGCGATCATCGGATTCGACGACATCGCGTTCGCGGGCGCGGCGGCCGTGCCGCTGTCGTCGATGCGTCAACCGCGCTCGATGATCGGCCGCACGGCGCTCCGCATCCTGCTCGAGGAAACGGCGGATCCCGAACTCATCCCCCGCCAGACCGTGTTCCAGCCCGAGCTGGTGGCGCGGCGGTCGACGGCGCCGAAACCGCGCTGAGCCGGCCCGCCGCGCGGGCGTCCGCGTCTACCGCACCGACTGCCCGGCGCGATAGACCGCCTCGGTGCGGGACGAGGCCCCGACCTTGCGCAGGATGCTCGACACGTGCACGCTCGCCGTCTTGGCGCTGATGAAGAGCCGCTCACCGATCTGCTTGTTGCTCAGTCCCTGCTCGATCAGAGCGAGCACCTGCTCTTCGCGCTCGGTGAGCGGTGCTCCGGGCCCGGAGAGACCGGCGGGCGCACGCGGGCCGCGCGGTGCCGTCAGAGCTGCGGCGGCCGTCGCGATGAGTCCGTAGCCGTGCGTTTCGGCGGCGGCGACCGCCTCGGCAGCGAGCCGCTCCGCCGAGCCGCGGTCCCCGGCGGCGAGCGCCGTGCGGGCCGCCCGGAAGAGCGAGAGCGGGCGTACATGCGCGGGCGCCAGGGGCGAGGAGGCGACCTCGACGGCCGCTCTCCAGGCGGCGACCGCGGGTGCGAAGACCGCCGAGACGTCGGTTGCTCCGCGGTCCGTAGAAGCGTCGGCGCCCGGATGGGCAGCCTCCCCGAGGCGCGCGAGCACAGCACGCGCGGTGGCGAGTTCGGCGGTGATCATCGCGGTCCAGACGGGAGCCGTCGGCCACGACCGCAGCCCGGCGGCCGCCGTCTCGAGCGCGACCGCGTCGGCGCGCAACCGGTCGCGGGTCTCGGCGCCGGGCGCGTCCGCCGCAGCACGGTCGGCGAGGGCACGGTCGGCGAGGGCGCGCGCCGCCGTGGCGAGGAGGGGCAGATCCTTCGCCGGGATGACGCGGTGACCGTCGGCGAGCACAATCGCGGCGTCGCGCCAGGCCTCGTCGACCTCACCGCGGGCGAGGGCGATCTCCGCCCCGATCTTCGCGAGGTCGAGCTGCGACTGCACCTCCAGGTCGCCCTGCAGTCGCAGCCCGCTGCGCCAGCGCCGGTAGAGCGCGTCGGCCGGTTCGACCTCTCCGCGCCAGAGCATCAGCGACAGCTTCATGTGCTGGAGGTGCGCGCGGAAGCTCGGCGGTGGGTCGAGGGCCAGCGCCGGGTCGACGAGGGCTTCGGCGCGCGCGAGGTCGCCCAGGGCGAGCAGCGGCTCGATCGTGTTGGAGGAGAGGATCACGCCCGACGTCCGCTCGACACCGCGCGCCCGGGCCCGCGCGGCGCCGGCCTCCGCGATCGCCACCGCCTCCGCGTAGCGGCCCAGCCCGTTGAGCGCGTCGGATGTGTTGACCGCGTGCCGCAACAGGGCGGCGGTGTCGTCGCCGGCGACCACCCGGGCACGTTCGAGCTCCGCGAGGCCCTCATCGATGCGGCCGGTGGCGACGAGCGCGCAGCCCCGGATGTTGTGGGCGACGGACAAGCGCAGATCGCCCGTGCCGCCGAGCTCGTCGATCGCGCGGGAGGCGGTCTCGACGGCCTCCTCGAAGCGGGCCGACAGCATCAGCCGTGCCGCCAGCTCGGCGAGCAGCTGCGGCCGCAGACCGTCGCCCGGAGCGGTCGAACCCGCCGGGAGCACGTCCAGCGCCTCCCGCAGCAGCTCGATGCCGCCCGGCCTGTTGAGGTTGGTGACGTACTGCGCCTTGTCGCGCAGCAGCCGGGCGTGCTGCACCGGGTCGAGCGTCTCCGCGTCGTCGAGGGCCGCCGTCACGAGAGCGAGGGCGCGCTCGCTGTCGCCCCCGTTGCGGAGGGCGGACGCGGTGCGCTTCAGGAGATCGACCCTGCTCATGCCGCCCAGCGCCTCGGCGTCCGGCACGCGCTCCCACAGTTCGAGGGCGCGGTCGCCCATCGCCGCAACGGTCGCATAGGCATACGACCGCCGGGCCTCCTCCATCGCCTCGACGGACGCGGTGAACGCGCGCCGGAGGTCGTGCGCAGCCATCCAGTGCGTCGACAGCTGGATGGCCGAGCGCTGCGGACCCGCGGCCTCCAGCGCCTCCGCGTACCGGGTGTGGAAGCGCGTGCGCTCCCCCGGCAGCAGATCGGCGTGGACGGCTTCGCGCACCAGGGCGTTGCGGAAGGTGTACTCGGTGTTGTCGGCCGCCAGCACGTTGGCGACGACCGCCTCCCGCGCGGCGTCGTCGAGCTGCTCCGGGGTGCCGTCGAACACCGCGGTGAGCAGATCGTGCTCGACGCACACCCCGCCGGCGGAGACGACGCGCAACAGGCGCTGCGCGGGCGCGCTCAGCCGTTCGTAGCGGGCGAGGAGGAGCTCCCGCAACGTCTCGGGGAGGTCGTCACCGGTCGCGAGGCCGTCGATGCCGGCGAGTTCCTCCACGAAGAACGGCACGCCCTCGCTCAAGCGGTTGACCTGGTCGACGGTCGCGGCGTCGGGCACGCAGCCGAGCAACAGCTCCAGCTGCGCGGCGACCTGATCGCGCGAGAGCCGGCCGAGCTCCCAACGGGTCACGCGCCGCGTGCGCTCGAGCTCCGCCAGATAGGCCCGCAGCGGGTGACCGCGGGACACCTCGTCGCTGCGGTAGCCGAGCAGCACCAGCACCCGCCCGCGCTCGCTCATCCGCACCACGAACCGGAGCAGTTCGAGGGTGGAGGTGTCGGCCCAGTGGATGTCGTCGACCGCGAGCACCAACGGCCGCGACACCGACAGATTCTCGAACAGCACCGTGATCAGCTCGTACAGCCGCTCCGCTCCCGTGCGGGGCGGCAGCGTGCCGTCGTCCGCGAGCTCGGGCAGCAGGGCGGAGAGCCCCGCCGATCCCGGCCCCGCGGCCGCCAGCACGGTGTCGACGCCGACCAGCTCGATCAGCCGGCGCAGCGCCGCGGCGAACGGCGCATACGGCGCGCCGTCGCTGCCCAGGTCGACGCAGCGGCCCAGGAGCACTGTGGCGGAGCCCTCCACCTCGTCGAGGAACTCGGTCAGCAGGCGCGTCTTGCCGATACCCGCCTCGCCACCGATCACGACGGCCCGGGTGCCGCCCGCGGCGACCGTCGCGAGCTCGTCGCGCAGCACCGCGAGATCGGACTCGCGCCCGATCATCGTGGGGCTCGACGCCGGTGATCGCATTCCCTCATGCTGGCACGCGCCACCGACATCCCGGCACCTCCCGCGACCTCCTCTGCGCAGGGCAGAACGACCGTCACCGCACGCTGCGCGCGAGGTCGCGCACGGGGCCGGCCGCCGGCTCGGCGACCGGCTCCGCGGCTCCCGCCGCCGATCCCGGAGCGGCCGACCGTCGCGCGCCGATTCGCGCCGACCGCACGGTGCGCCGAGCCAGGAGCGCCTCCCTCCACCGCACGACCACGACGCGCTCGCGCCGCTGCCGCAGGACCTCGCGCTCCGCCATCCGCCGGGCGTCGTCCGCCGCGTTCACCCGGGCGACCACATACTCCTCGAGCAGTCCCATCCGTCCATCCCTCTCACTCGTTCCGACCACCTCAGACTGCTCGCTAAGGCGGTGCCCGAGCATCGGGAAGATGCCCTATTCCGATCCGCTCAGACGACATCGGCGGGGCTTCCGCTGCACCGCGCCCGGGTGCAGGCTGGCCCCATGGCAACGATCAACGTCCTGCAACCGCCCTATCGCGTCGGCTACTTCGTCGGCAGCCTCTCCTCGCGATCGATCAACCGCCACCTCGCCCGCGCCCTGATCCGCCTGGCACCCGCCGAGCTGGAGTTCACCGAGATCGAGATCGGCGGCCTCCCGCTCTACAACAGGGACTTCGACGGCGACTTCCCCGCGGTCGCGCTGGAGTACAAGGCCTCCATCGCCGCACAGGATGCCCTCCTGTTCGTGACACCGGAGTACAACCGCTCCATCCCGGGAGCCCTCAAGAACGCGATCGACTGGGCGAGCCGCCCGCACGGCGAGAACGTGATCGCCCGCAAGGCGTCCGCCGTGATCGGCGCCTCCACCGGGGCCATCGGCACGGCGGTCGCGCAGCAGCAGCTGCGCAGCGTCCTCAGCTTCCTCCAGGCGCCCCAGATGAACGCTCCCGAGGCCTACCTGCAGCTCAAACCCGGCTTGATCGAGGAGGACGGCACGGTCACCGACGAGGGCACCGAGGCGTTCCTCCGCGGTTTCATGGTGTCGTTCTTCGAATACATCGAGCGCGTGCTCACGGTCGTGCCGACGCCCTCCTGACCGGAACCAGCCGTACGTCGGCCAGACGGCCGTCCGCGACGGATGCCGTCAGGAAGGTGCACGCGGGCTGGCGGCGGCGGTCCGTCGGCGACCCCGGGTTCAGCAGCCGCAGGCCGCCCGGCGACACCGTGTCCCAGGGGATGTGCGAGTGGCCGAAGACGAGCACGTCCGCATCCGGGTAGGCGCGGTCGGCGCGCTCCTCCCTGCCCTGTGCCGCTCCGGTCTCGTGCACGACCGCGAACCGCAGCCCGCCCAGGTCTGCGCGCGCGACCTCCGGCAGCCGCGCCCGCAACCCCGGACCGTCGTTGTTGCCCCACACGCCGATCAGACGGCGCGAGCGCGCTTCCAGCAGGTCGAGCGTCGCCTCGTCGACCCAGTCGCCCGCGTGCACGACGACGTCGGCGTCGTCGACCGCCTCGAGGACCTGGTCGGGCAGAGCCCGCGCGCGCTTCGGGAGGTGGGTGTCGGAGATCAGCAGCAGCTTCATCCCTGTGAACGCTAGAGGAGGCCGCCGCCCGGGGCTAGCGTCGGCCGCATGGAACTTCGCAACCTCGGAAACAGCGGCACGATGGTGTCGGAGCTCGCGCTCGGCACCATGACGTTCGGGGCGGAGGCGGATGAGCCGACCTCCCACGCCCTCCTCGACCACTTCCTGGAGGGCGGCGGCACCCTCGTCGACACCGCGGACGTCTACAGTTCGGGCGTCTCGGAATCGATCATCGGCCGCTGGCTCGCCCGCAACCACGGCCGCCGCGACGAGATCGTGCTCGCCACCAAAGGGCGGTTCCCGATGGGCGCCGGGCCGAACGACCTCGGCCTCTCGCGCACCCACCTGCGCCGCGCACTCGACGGCTCCCTCCGCCGCCTCGGCGTCGACCACATCGACCTCTACCAGCTGCACGCCTGGGACGGCCTCACCCCGCTCGAGGAGACCCTGCGCTTCCTCGACGACGCCGTCTCGGCCGGGAAGATCTCCTACTACGGCTTCTCGAACTACCTCGGCTGGCAGCTGACCAAGGCGGCGCGGATCGCCGCCGAGCACGGTTGGTCCCCGCCCGTCACGCTGCAGCCGCAGTACAACCTCCTCGTCCGCGGCATCGAGCACGAGATCGTGCCGGCCGCCCTCGACGCCGGACTCGGCCTCCTCCCGTGGTCGCCCCTCGCCGGCGGCTGGCTCAGCGGCAAGTACCGTCGCGACGAGAGCCCGACGGGCGCGACGCGGCTCGGCGAGAACCCGACCCGCGGGATGGAGGCCTGGGACGCCCGCAACGCCGACCCGCGCACCTGGGAGGTGGTCGATGCCCTCGCGGCCGTGGCCGACGAGCTCGGCGCGACCTCCGCGCAGGTCGCCCTCCGCTGGCTGGCCGACCGCCCGGGCGTCACGTCCGTCATCCTCGGCGCCCGCACCGTCGACCAGCTGGACGACACCCTCCGCACCGCCGACGTGCGCCTGCCCGACGACCTCCGCCGCCGCCTCGACGACGCGAGCGCCCCGCGCGCCGAGGTCTACCCGTACGGCGAGCAGGCGGTGGCGCAGCGGCACCGGAAGCGTGAGGGCGGGCGGTAGCACGCCACGCATCGCGCGACGTGGACCAAGAGTCGGGTTTCGCACGCCTTTACCGGACATTCGGTCCAAATCGCCGGGGGCGAGCAGGAATCGAGAAGCGTGCGGGAGCGGGATGCGGGAGGCTGGGTTCACCAGAACCCTCAGGAGGACACGCCATGAGCCCCGCCAAGGACGACACCGACGGCTTCACCGCCGAGGAGCGCGCCGCCATGAAGGAGCGCGCCCGGGAGATCACGACGAAGCGCGCGTCGAAGAAGCTCTCGAAGGAGGAGCGGGCCGCCGCCGACGCCGCCGAGGTCGAGGCGACGATCGCCGAGATGACCCCGGAGGAGCAGGCGATCGCCCGGCGGTTGCACGAACTGGTCGCCGAGCACGCGCCCGCCCTCGCGCCGAAGACCTGGTACGGGATGCCCGCCTACGCGAAGGAGGGGAAGAACATCGTGTTCTTCCAGCCGGCGACGAAGTTCGCGGCGCGCTACTCGACGATCGGCTTCAACGACCCGGCACAGCTCGACGAGGGCACCATGTGGGCGACGGCGTTCGCGGTCGTCGAGCTGACCCCCGCCGACGAGAAGATCATCGCCGCCCTCCTGGAGAAGGCGGCGGGCTGACCCTCAGTCCTGGGCCGGGACGATGAGGAGGCCGTCGACCAGCATCCCGCGCACCGCCGGGAGCAGGTCGGCCAGCAGTGCCCCCTCGTCCACCTCGAGCAACTGGGCGAGGGCGGCGACGATCGCCCCGACGCTCAGCTCGCCGTCGCTCGCGCCGACGAGGGCCGCGAGGCCGGTGTCCGCCGAGACCGTTCGGCCGAAGCCGCCGCCCTGGCGCAACAGGATCGCGGTCGGCGCGTCAGCACCGGGCCAGAGGTGCCGCTCCTCGGTCACGTCGCCGGCGACCGCGAGCCGGAGGGTGGCGAGCCCACCGTCGTCGAGGGCGACTTGCAGGTCATGGGCCGCCAGCGCCGCGTCCAGCGCGACGCCGAGTCCGGCCTCGTTCGCGCCCAGGGAGCCGTGGATGCGCTCGAAGCGACGCAGGGTCGGCGCGCCCTCGGAGCGGCGCAGCAGCAGGTAGCCGAAGCCGACCTGCCGCACGTCGCGGGCGTCGAAGTCGTCGAGCCAGGCGGCGAGCAGGCGGTCGAAGGCGTCGGTGCCCGGCTTGGTCCCGCCGTCCCGGATCCACGTCTCGGCGTAGCCCGGTGCGTCTTCGGTGTCCCGCTCGACGACCCACGCGTCGAGCGGGACGGCGGAGGCGTCGATCCAGCCGCGCACGCGCTCGAGCGCGTCGGCGTAGCCGTGGTACTCCCAGTTGCCGAGCAGTTGGGCGACACCACCCGGCTCGAGGTGCTCGCCGCAGCCGGCGACGAAGGCGGCGACGAGCGCGTCCCCCACCATCCCGCCGTCGCGGTACTCGTAGGCGGGCACGCCGTCGGTGCGCGGGGTGATGACGAACGGCGGGTTGGAGACGATGTGGTCGAAGCGCTCCCCGGCCACCGGCTCGAACATGCTCCCGAGCCGGAACTCGATGCCGTCCACATCGTTGAGGTCGGCGTTCAGGGCGGCCAGCTCGAGGGCGCGCTCGGAGATGTCGGTGGCCACGACGCGTTCGGCGTGCCGCCGCGCGTGCAGCGCCTGGATGCCGCAACCGGTGCCGAGGTCGAGGGCCGTGCGCGCCGGACGCTGGAGCATGAGCCCGCTGAGGGTCATCGAGGCCCCGCCGACGCCGAGCACGTGATCCTCCGGGAGCGCATGACCCAGCGCGAGCTCACCGAGGTCGGACACGATCCACCACTCCGCCGCGCCGAGCACGTCGACGAACGCGTACGGGCGCAGATCGACGGACGGGCTCGCCGTGCCGTCGGCCACGCGCAGGAGTCCGAGCTCCCGCGCGCCGTCGATCCCGAGGCTCGGGAGCGCGTTGTCCGCCGCGGCGACCGGCTGGGGGCGCCCCAGGACGAAGAGCGTCGCGAGCGTGCCCAGGGCGGAGGGCTCACGGCGGGCGAGCGCCCGCTCGGCCGGCACCCGCTGGCCGCGGTGCAACGCCTCGGCCGCCTCCTCGCCCCACAGCTCGGTGAGGGCGGCGACGGTGAAGCCGGCCGCGGTCAGGTCGGAACGGAGGGCCGCGACGGACGCGGCACGATCGGCGGGTGAGCTCACCGGACCATTCAAGCAGGAGCACAATGGGCGTGTGATCCGCAGGAGAGCGATCGTGACAGGGACGGTGCAGGGCGTCGGCTTCCGCTGGGCGGCGCGCGAACAGGCGCAGACGCTCGGCGTCGCCGGCTGGGCGCGCAACCGGGCCGATGGCAGTGTCGAGGTGGAGGTCGAAGGCGAGGACGAGCGCGTCGACCGCATGCTCGCGTGGCTGCGGCAGGGGCCTCCCGGCTCCGACGTGCGGGCCGTGGACGTCTCGGAGGCGGCGACGGACGGCGACGACGGCTTCCGCATCCGGCAGACCGTCTGACCAGCCCCGCACGGCCGCGACGCGCTCGCGCGACCGCTACCGTTCGGGACGTCCGCGGCGCGGCGCCGCCCCGCACTCGTCCCGAAACACCGCGCTCGTCCCGAACCGCAGCGGTCGTTCGCGGCGGAGCGGTGGACAATGTATGGATGACCCGTGCGACCCTCATGACCGTGACCGCGCCGACCCGTCCCGCCTCGGCGGACGAGCACGGGGTCGACCCCGCCGCCGGCGACCCCGGCTACGCCCTGGCCGACTTCGGCGCACCGCAGGTCCGCATCACCGACCTCGGCATCACGCGCGGCGATGGGGTGTTCGAGACGATCGCCGTGATCGACGGGCACCCGCAGGCGCTCGAACCGCACCTCGGACGGCTGGCCCACTCGGCGGCGCTCCTCGACCTTCCCGAGCCGGATGCGACGGTGTGGCGCGAGGCCGTGCTCGCCGGAGTCGCGGACTACCGGTCGCGCAACGGCGGCGACGGCGAGCTGTACGCCAAGCTCATCCTCACCCGCGGCGTGGAGGGCGAAGGCCGGCCCAGCGGCTGGGTGTTCGTCGACGAGGGCGAGGACTTCTCCCGCCAGCGCCGGGGCATCCGCGTTGTGACGCTCGACCGCGGCTGGCCGCACGACGTCGCCGAGACCTCGCCGTGGCTGCTCGCCGGCGCCAAGACCCTGTCGTACGCGATCAACCGAGCGGCTGGCCGAGAGGCGGCACGTCGCGGCGCGGACGACGTGATCTTCCTCAGTTCCGACGGCTACGCGCTCGAAGGGCCCACGTCGAACGTCGTCCTGCTCGCCGACGGCATCGTCCGCACCCCGCAGACCGACCAGGGCATCCTCGCCGGTACCACGCAGGCCGCCGTGTTCGCGTTCTTCGAGGACCGCGGGTACCCGACCGAGTACCGCCGC contains these protein-coding regions:
- a CDS encoding sugar ABC transporter ATP-binding protein, which gives rise to MSSSNPTTAAPPVLELSRVVKSFGAVVALRSGSIRVEPGTIHALVGENGAGKSTLVKIVAGLYRRDAGEFRLRGEDVDFSSTAQAKAAGVAVIYQEPTLFPDLSVTENVFMGRQPKGRFGRIDRRRMRQEVQALFQRLGVRIDPDRLAEGLSIADQQIIEIAKAVSLDARLLIMDEPTAALSGVEVERLFAVARSLRDEGRGIVFISHRFDEVFSLCDTITVMRDGSYVSSDPTAKVSEDEIVRRMVGRDVTELFPKQETVIGEPLLEVRGLTAAGVFSDVDVTVRSGEIVALAGLVGAGRSEIARAVFGVDGYESGTVRLAGRVIPKRRPTAAMAAGLALVPEDRRKQGLVLEESVARNSTLAIRTRLSKLGLIRNASENASARVWASRLQLKTNALDTLVGTLSGGNQQKVVLGKWLSTEPRVLIIDEPTRGIDVGTKAEVHRLLSELAGRGMGILMISSELPEVLGMADRVLVVREGRITAEFDRADADAENVMFAATHAAEEAAR
- a CDS encoding LacI family DNA-binding transcriptional regulator; translation: MQPASIRDVAQHAGVSVGTVSNVLNRPDEVSAELVVRVTRSIQALGYVPNDAARRLRKGVSTIVGFVVLDGQNPFFNDVVRGAEDEASKHSIAILYGNTDEDADRERLYLDLFEEQQVRGVLIAPFGDIQPRLEQLRQRGIRAVLVDRFGGSSRFSSVSVDSVAGGRMAVEHLIETGRRRIAFVGGPFEIRQVRDRLAGARVAAENASAPVELEVVATAAMTVEQGAEAGARILSRPRHELPDALFASNDLIALGLLQAIVADGRVAVPDDIAIIGFDDIAFAGAAAVPLSSMRQPRSMIGRTALRILLEETADPELIPRQTVFQPELVARRSTAPKPR
- a CDS encoding helix-turn-helix transcriptional regulator, with the protein product MRSPASSPTMIGRESDLAVLRDELATVAAGGTRAVVIGGEAGIGKTRLLTEFLDEVEGSATVLLGRCVDLGSDGAPYAPFAAALRRLIELVGVDTVLAAAGPGSAGLSALLPELADDGTLPPRTGAERLYELITVLFENLSVSRPLVLAVDDIHWADTSTLELLRFVVRMSERGRVLVLLGYRSDEVSRGHPLRAYLAELERTRRVTRWELGRLSRDQVAAQLELLLGCVPDAATVDQVNRLSEGVPFFVEELAGIDGLATGDDLPETLRELLLARYERLSAPAQRLLRVVSAGGVCVEHDLLTAVFDGTPEQLDDAAREAVVANVLAADNTEYTFRNALVREAVHADLLPGERTRFHTRYAEALEAAGPQRSAIQLSTHWMAAHDLRRAFTASVEAMEEARRSYAYATVAAMGDRALELWERVPDAEALGGMSRVDLLKRTASALRNGGDSERALALVTAALDDAETLDPVQHARLLRDKAQYVTNLNRPGGIELLREALDVLPAGSTAPGDGLRPQLLAELAARLMLSARFEEAVETASRAIDELGGTGDLRLSVAHNIRGCALVATGRIDEGLAELERARVVAGDDTAALLRHAVNTSDALNGLGRYAEAVAIAEAGAARARARGVERTSGVILSSNTIEPLLALGDLARAEALVDPALALDPPPSFRAHLQHMKLSLMLWRGEVEPADALYRRWRSGLRLQGDLEVQSQLDLAKIGAEIALARGEVDEAWRDAAIVLADGHRVIPAKDLPLLATAARALADRALADRAAADAPGAETRDRLRADAVALETAAAGLRSWPTAPVWTAMITAELATARAVLARLGEAAHPGADASTDRGATDVSAVFAPAVAAWRAAVEVASSPLAPAHVRPLSLFRAARTALAAGDRGSAERLAAEAVAAAETHGYGLIATAAAALTAPRGPRAPAGLSGPGAPLTEREEQVLALIEQGLSNKQIGERLFISAKTASVHVSSILRKVGASSRTEAVYRAGQSVR
- a CDS encoding NADPH-dependent FMN reductase, translated to MATINVLQPPYRVGYFVGSLSSRSINRHLARALIRLAPAELEFTEIEIGGLPLYNRDFDGDFPAVALEYKASIAAQDALLFVTPEYNRSIPGALKNAIDWASRPHGENVIARKASAVIGASTGAIGTAVAQQQLRSVLSFLQAPQMNAPEAYLQLKPGLIEEDGTVTDEGTEAFLRGFMVSFFEYIERVLTVVPTPS
- a CDS encoding metallophosphoesterase family protein, with the translated sequence MKLLLISDTHLPKRARALPDQVLEAVDDADVVVHAGDWVDEATLDLLEARSRRLIGVWGNNDGPGLRARLPEVARADLGGLRFAVVHETGAAQGREERADRAYPDADVLVFGHSHIPWDTVSPGGLRLLNPGSPTDRRRQPACTFLTASVADGRLADVRLVPVRRASARP
- a CDS encoding aldo/keto reductase, with the protein product MELRNLGNSGTMVSELALGTMTFGAEADEPTSHALLDHFLEGGGTLVDTADVYSSGVSESIIGRWLARNHGRRDEIVLATKGRFPMGAGPNDLGLSRTHLRRALDGSLRRLGVDHIDLYQLHAWDGLTPLEETLRFLDDAVSAGKISYYGFSNYLGWQLTKAARIAAEHGWSPPVTLQPQYNLLVRGIEHEIVPAALDAGLGLLPWSPLAGGWLSGKYRRDESPTGATRLGENPTRGMEAWDARNADPRTWEVVDALAAVADELGATSAQVALRWLADRPGVTSVILGARTVDQLDDTLRTADVRLPDDLRRRLDDASAPRAEVYPYGEQAVAQRHRKREGGR
- a CDS encoding iron chaperone yields the protein MSPAKDDTDGFTAEERAAMKERAREITTKRASKKLSKEERAAADAAEVEATIAEMTPEEQAIARRLHELVAEHAPALAPKTWYGMPAYAKEGKNIVFFQPATKFAARYSTIGFNDPAQLDEGTMWATAFAVVELTPADEKIIAALLEKAAG
- a CDS encoding DUF7059 domain-containing protein; the encoded protein is MSSPADRAASVAALRSDLTAAGFTVAALTELWGEEAAEALHRGQRVPAERALARREPSALGTLATLFVLGRPQPVAAADNALPSLGIDGARELGLLRVADGTASPSVDLRPYAFVDVLGAAEWWIVSDLGELALGHALPEDHVLGVGGASMTLSGLMLQRPARTALDLGTGCGIQALHARRHAERVVATDISERALELAALNADLNDVDGIEFRLGSMFEPVAGERFDHIVSNPPFVITPRTDGVPAYEYRDGGMVGDALVAAFVAGCGEHLEPGGVAQLLGNWEYHGYADALERVRGWIDASAVPLDAWVVERDTEDAPGYAETWIRDGGTKPGTDAFDRLLAAWLDDFDARDVRQVGFGYLLLRRSEGAPTLRRFERIHGSLGANEAGLGVALDAALAAHDLQVALDDGGLATLRLAVAGDVTEERHLWPGADAPTAILLRQGGGFGRTVSADTGLAALVGASDGELSVGAIVAALAQLLEVDEGALLADLLPAVRGMLVDGLLIVPAQD
- a CDS encoding acylphosphatase, producing the protein MIRRRAIVTGTVQGVGFRWAAREQAQTLGVAGWARNRADGSVEVEVEGEDERVDRMLAWLRQGPPGSDVRAVDVSEAATDGDDGFRIRQTV